In Nicotiana tabacum cultivar K326 chromosome 17, ASM71507v2, whole genome shotgun sequence, one DNA window encodes the following:
- the LOC107824241 gene encoding uncharacterized protein LOC107824241, whose translation MAEEVANSETASPTPEQNQNSVNATIESGFQGGTESTCNNNNAESSAVTSDGDREKSLEYADELMEKGAKADKDGDYGEAVECYSRALEIRVAHFGELAPECINAYYRYGCALLCKAQDEADPLVSIPKKDSESQQDSNRDGSVKSAVSCESSVASISSTGEPGGSSNGKEKEEDDAAEEKDNEGDEDEEESDAEDVAEGDEDETDLDLAWKLLDVARAIAEKHSGDTMEKVDVLSALAEVALEREDLETSLSDYLKALSILERLVEPDSRHIAELNFRICLCLEIASKPQEAIPYCQKAVSTCKSRLQRLTDEIKLLSESTERSATNVDQIARQSSSASQSDSVSAKEAEIETLTGLSAELEKKLEDLQQCMSNPSSILSDILGLVSAKARSTEKASSSMAVSSSQMGAAASGSGGFDSPTVSTAHTNEAAGVTHLGVVGRGVKRVLLNTTTESSPMKKPASEPPSNNGDGSAS comes from the exons ATGGCTGAGGAAGTAGCAAATTCAGAAACAGCAAGCCCTACGCCGGAGCAGAACCAGAATTCGGTGAATGCCACCATCGAATCAGGGTTTCAGGGAGGTACAGAATCGACTTGCAACAATAATAATGCTGAGAGTTCTGCGGTTACTTCTGATGGTGACCGCGAAAAATCGCTGGAGTACGCCGATGAGCTAATGGAGAAAGGTGCTAAGGCCGATAAAGATGGAGATTATGGAGAGGCCGTTGAATGCTATAGTCGTGCCCTAGAAATCCG GGTTGCACATTTTGGTGAACTTGCTCCTGAATGTATCAATGCATACTATAGATATGGGTGTGCTTTGCTGTGCAAAGCTCAGGATGAGGCTGATCCTTTGGTTTCTATACCTAAAAAGGACAGCGAGTCTCAACAAGATTCTAATAGAGATGGTTCTGTTAAGAGTGCTGTTAGTTGTGAATCTTCTGTTGCTTCTATCTCAAGTACTGGTGAACCAGGTGGAAGCTCAAAtggaaaggagaaagaggaagATGATG CTGCAGAGGAAAAAGACAATGaaggagatgaagatgaagaagaaagtgaTGCTGAGGATGTGGCTGAAGGTGATGAGGATGAAACTGACCTGGATTTAGCCTGGAAACTGTTAGATGTTGCAAGGGCAATTGCTGAAAAGCACTCTGGTGACACAATGGAAAAAGTGGATGTATTATCAGCTTTGGCTGAGGTAGCCTTGGAAAGAG AGGATCTTGAAACTTCCCTTAGTGATTACCTGAAGGCATTATCCATTTTGGAACGCTTGGTTGAACCTGACAGTCGCCATATTGCTGAGCT CAACTTTAGGATATGTTTATGTCTGGAAATTGCTTCTAAGCCTCAGGAAGCCATACCATACTGCCAAAAAGCTGTTTCGACTTGCAAGTCGCGGCTACAGAGGCTCACCGATGAAATAAAGCTTTTGTCAGAATCAACAGAAAGATCAGCTACTAATGTAGATCAGATTGCGAGACAATCGTCCAGTGCATCACAGTCCGACTCTGTATCTGCTAAAGAAGCAGAGATTGAAACGCTCACAGGTCTATCTGCAGAATTGGAGAAAAAG CTTGAAGATTTGCAGCAGTGCATGTCAAATCCATCATCTATCCTCTCAGATATTCTGGGATTGGTTTCTGCGAAAGCAAGAAGTAcggaaaaagcttcttcttctatggctgTGAGCTCTTCACAGATGGGTGCTGCTGCCAGTGGTAGTGGAGGTTTTGACTCTCCAACCGTTTCCACTGCTCACACAAATGAGGCAGCTGGAGTGACTCATCTAGGTGTAGTGGGAAGAGGAGTCAAGAGGGTGCTGCTAAACACAACTACAGAGTCTAGTCCAATGAAAAAGCCTGCATCTGAGCCGCCATCAAATAATGGAGATGGCAGTGCCTCGTAA
- the LOC107824240 gene encoding uncharacterized protein LOC107824240: MAFTTSSIFVRTFPIRCVLDANTTPTKQAPVVLPGRRQLISLLTATTALKALEMPSKAEDIGLFGLRKKLKKAEEEAEVLVKEGFEAADKGIVAAEKGIEAAEKGLVTAEKGIEAAEEKIESSVSFGGLAQAGAVAGAELVGVLVASTVVNGILGPEAQKS; encoded by the coding sequence ATGGCTTTCACCACTAGCTCAATTTTCGTACGGACATTCCCAATTCGCTGTGTGCTAGATGCAAACACAACTCCTACTAAACAGGCGCCGGTGGTTCTCCCCGGTCGGAGGCAGTTAATATCCTTGCTGACGGCGACAACGGCACTGAAAGCGCTGGAAATGCCGTCAAAGGCAGAGGATATTGGCCTTTTCGGACTAAGAAAGAAGCTGAAGAAAGCAGAGGAGGAAGCAGAGGTGTTAGTGAAGGAAGGATTCGAGGCGGCAGATAAGGGAATTGTAGCAGCGGAGAAAGGAATTGAAGCGGCGGAGAAAGGATTGGTGACGGCTGAGAAGGGGATAGAAGCTGCGGAGGAGAAGATTGAGAGCTCAGTGAGTTTTGGAGGGTTAGCTCAAGCTGGAGCAGTGGCTGGAGCTGAATTAGTTGGAGTTTTGGTCGCCTCAACTGTTGTTAATGGTATTTTAGGACCTGAAGCTCAAAAATCTTGA